ttagtgtaagtgtttGGCTACACAACAACATGTCAGGGTGAGAGGGCAGAAGTATCGAGAGTGAGATTTGCCCGAGGCAGAGGATATTCCTACACCTCTGGTCATCCTTGTGTTCCTTTGTTCACGACATGATTGATTTCAGTTATTAATTGCATAATCCTACTCCAATTCTGATTTTTCACTAAACATTTCGCAGAATTCATGTTTGAGTGTTGTAATATCTTGCTTGCTATttgatatgtttatttatgatCCATGCGAGAAAGATAAGATTTATTGTGTACTAAATATCGTAGTCTACTTTGTGGTTAGTTCTGTAAAGTGTCTTAAGTAGCATTAATAGTCGGGTAGAGCACtcaataaatattatcatttcATTACACAGTATACGCTCTACTTCTTGAAGATGATAAAATATTGTCTTGCTCTCTATTCTGTCGAAATAGTTCAacgtatttttttaagtaatgaatattattttatctgCAGTAATGATGAGAAAATACTAAACTTTAATTAACTAGTTACCTTCAATATTCACTGGCACATCTTTTCCCCACCTGGCATAGAAATTCGAACCACCTCCTGCCCAGGGGAAGCAGAAAAGACGGAGGCTTGAATCTGGCTGAGGGTATCGGCAGTTCATCATTCTGttagagaaggaaaacaaatgtctACAATAATATTCtgtcaaacttttttaattagGTTGAAACTTATTGGCAGATTCTGTTCTCTAACCCTGCAACTGACCTGCTTTCAACAGATTTCTTATGGCTGTCAGGATGAGTCTGAATTGAGACTAAGAGACAAGTTGACAGATGGAGTGAATGAGGGTATTTTAAGGGTAGTAATTCAAAGCAAGACCGGATTTTCAGTGTAGATTCGTTTTGTGCCAATTACCAGTTGGTCATGGATCGATTAAAACTGGTGTGCAATCAAcactggactaattagtgtctctggcgatttaaacatcactttgctgacataggATGACTGTCGGACCACCTGACATGCACCTGACAAGTGGTCCGTGGTCCACACTTCGAAAACCTCTGAACCAGAACAACGATGGAGAACTAGAGCCGCCAACTATGTGAAGTAGGTTATCTTCCAACACTTAGAATCAAAAATCCTGTAGTGTAATAgttcactgttttctttttcaggggAATGATTAAAGGTAAGGTTTTATTAGAGTGGACTGGCAAGGTGGCTTTTGCTCCCTTCACTGGCACGTTTAGGTGGAAACAAATTATGGGATGTGGCAAAGACAGTTCTGAGGGCGAGGCAAGCGGCAGATAACTGAGGCGACAGTGAGTGATAACAAGGCCCAGGCCCGCAAACCAACTTGTCAGACCAACTGAGGGCCCCTGTCTCCTGTAACAGGAGTAGTGTAGCAGGACTGGCTTAAAATGTCCCACGGTGAAAGCGATGATAGATGACACAAGAGTAATGACACTACTTGACACCAGCAATGTCATGATGGCAGTCACATGCAGGTGTCAACGCACGTGGGCGCACACCTAGCATGGCAAGACACGCTCTCTAACACGTACACTCTCCATGGACCACAAGAAAGTCTGGGTCACTGTAGAGTTGGGAAAGTGGGAGATGGCGGAAAGTTCGGTTGGGATGGGATAAACAGTGTGGAATTTGGCAGAGCCAGTGCTAGGGGGATAAGGTGACCTAGGCAAATAAAATGGCGGGGCCTTTGGAAGCCGGCACAACATACGGAGCAAAGCAATCAAAGAcagacgtgttggttacacatGGTGGAGGCATAAATTCAACCATTCCAACAATCATTATCATCTAAACTGGAACCTCCTCTCCTTTGTCTTGAGATAtcctttattgtttttctttactttttgaaCTTTTGTTCACAAAATAATGTATCCTGAATATTTTGCCAGGAACAGTTCTCAGAGCTTCAGCCTCAATACCGttttctgttataaaaaaactgaataataataaaaaacaaacaaaacaatgggGAAACACACGCCTTGTCTCGGAACAATAATCCTGAGATAAAATGCAATATAATCCGGCAAAACGGATGAGGAAAAACAATGTCATCATCAGCTGATTAGTTGATTTTCActgataaattttataaatccTCAGCCTGTTAAGAGCGAGAAGTAACATGTTTTACCTTTCTTTGTCCTGAAACAACCTGAATAACAAGGATAACAAGGAAGTCAGCACTCTTTATAGCTGAGAACAGGTGAAACgataaattcattttatatttgtaatacATTCAAACATAGAAGTACATTCTAAAGAACGAATTACTAAAcacataatgataatgataaaaagacaatttatttGACATTGCATTGTCTTATCTCGAGTGATAGGTATAACATcttagaacaaaagaaaatatcgaGATCATGCTACAGAGCATAGTAGACTTACCCAACATACCCAGTGCATTCCCGAAATATTAAAAGAGAATATTTCTGCCAAATTTGATGGAGATCGGAAAAATTGTGTGGAAATAAtcgcagtctctctctcacacacaaactgctttatttataagatcataatttttattcagtAACGATACGTACATATAACATTTTGGAGATGAATGGTTGTGTCCACACTCCACCTGAAGGTTGGAGGCCAAGAGACAAAGTGTCCTGGCTGACTGATGAGTTTGTCATCGccacaacacattttttgtCTTCCACAGATTTCATCTTTGGCTACACTACTAGACAAGGTGACAGCATGAAGGTAGGAGCATGGGAGGTGTTGCCAGTTGATGTGTCTATAGGTTCAGTTTAgtttactcctcgaggagcggTGGGCCACACcaccacctcgccagcggacagCCCCCTGTGTATATAGTTTTAGCTAATATCAATTAGCTCAGGTTTCTTTTACAGTAATTGCTGTGAAGCTGCATCTGGACTTGCATTTTGTCATATTAAAACACTCTTTCAACAGATGTTAACATGAACTCCAAATGGGCAGTTAAAGAAGTTAAGACATCGTATTAAGACCACTTTTTCGGTTGGAGCTGTTTCATTAACAACTATTGTGAAGAGTGTCTAATAACTCATAACAGAGGTCAAGAGGGTAGGTATACTGTCAGTGCTCAGTCTCTGGTATCATTATTATCTGCTTTGTTATGTTCAGTTCTCTTtgcatagatttttttttttagcaagagTACATTTACACTTAACTGATTGGCACTTTTATTTAAGAATAGAATTCAAtttaataagtattttgtttgttttgagccTAAATGTTCAAGTAATATCATGTGTTACAGTGTCATGTCAGCATGAAACCCTTCAAATACTTCCTACTTTTCTGTCAAATATTTGTACAGCTGTTACATATACTTTGTGTGAGAAGCCTTTATGTAGAAGACTGTTGATAACCAAAACATAACTAGTCAAACATAACTAGTAAAGACGGAAGCGCAAGACAGTCATCTTACTGGATGCACAAGGTGAGTGGGGTAGACCCCTGTTTTCTTCCGGGTATGTACGCGTAAGTGTATTTCtgcaatcactttttttcttctctttttgtcatttttatctaCATGTGATTAAACTTCTTGTTTGCACCGTCCATTTCGTCTGTGTTGTGGCCTacgttcatcaaaggttcgacagGCACGTGGCGTCCTGTACGATGCTGGGGCGATACTCGACATGGTCAGGACCAGATTACAGGGTACACAGAGAAAAACCTACACCACTATCTCGTTTATTTATGGGTTTGATGACACGAGGTAACGGATCGTGTCAATATTTACTTGGTGTGACttttaagaattataggttttgttttcttctataaattaaaatgaaagattgtaactgtacGGGACAGAGAAAAAATCGTGAAATTAAGTcaaaagtacaaaatttctctaaaaatatttatacattataCACAAAACATATAGTGCCAAAACATACTTTATTAAAATagaaattagattttttttaaaagctgttaaaGGGGAAAAATCCATAATAGAATTAATCCTGAGTGTAGTAGGGGTTTTCTCCCTTTAGTATTCATTCGTTAGCACAGCGATGTGTTGTTCGACACAACCCTAGTTGAGAACAGGTTTACATCACAGTGTTGTGTCACGTAGGCAGAGAGAAGACATCTGATACTGATGTCTTCTGATCATCTTCTGACATCTGATACTGATTGCAGCCAGGCTTTGGATGGCCCCAAGATGTCGTTACTACTTCagttctgtcacgtgatcatctGTCGCTGGGTGGACGTGACGACTGCAGTAAGCAAAGCGCTTAGTGACCAGCGGGTAAACAATTAGGCTTaagtatagttttttttatatacatttcaaaataaacttgtgTGCATATTAAGACACCCAAGATCACATCAGTTAAACATTCTTCCttaatggtttttgttttcaccatattcttcttctgtctccATTAACTGCCTTTGCTGTATGATTCTATCGTcacattatgttatttttattgttattttttgacaaaataattatatttttgtttctgaataatttatattttaacattataaTTTCTCTCTTCTCATTACGTTTCCATTTCCGAAGAATGTGTCTTTTAATCAACACATCTGAAGTGCATCCTTTTAAATAAAGGTAGACCCGTTTCCTTTGCTTCttggaaatatttctttcctgCAAAGGGAAGTGTAAGGCGATAGACGTGCCTTGGCCACGTGACAGACCAGCTGCACGTGCTGCTCTCACATTGCGAGTCAAAGAAACATGGCGGACGTGAGTCACTTGTATCCAAGGTGACAGACCTGAATTCGGAAGCGTCGATAACtggaaaacataaaattttaaaaaattaaatcagtAATATTATAAGGCTTTATTAGAATtataaattattcttttaaaattagaaaaaataatcacatgttgatatttgtttgcaaatgttatttttgttaaaaaaaaaatacattcctcGAGTAATTTATAAGTATTGCATAGGAAGATGTtgtatatgtaaaaatatttatatattaatgtatGTAACATAGACAGACATGTATGCTATATATTTGTAGTACCTGGTGGCTCTGTAATTTATTtagattatttattaattacGATATTAAAAGCAGTTCGGTATTATTTTCTGGGTgtttgattcttttttcttttaacaaatcTGCTCTCTTATTGAAATTTTATGCGATGCacaaaaagaatattaaaattaacagTTAATTTTACATCAAGTTAAATGATAAATCtattatacatttatgtttaaTCAATAATACCAAATAGTATGTGCATCACCTGGTTTTCAAGTCAAAGGAACTGTTGATCGCTCTGAGTATCATATCTCTGggcactttaaaatatttcggGACACTGGGCGATGCTTTGCTCCACCGAGTGAGGCTGCATCCATGGATATAGCTATCTGTGGACAAGAGCATACTGACAGAAACTTCTAGATTCTGGATACAAGGTGTTGCCAGAAAGTCATGGTCACCAGGGATGTATCACAACACAGGAAGAAGGAAGTTCAGGGAGGAAAGTGAAACCAGAATAAACCTGATCgtctttgtttataataaaGATCAGTCTTCAGTAATGTAAACGAAGAGCTTCATTATGAAAAAGACAATGACAGATTTATGAAGGGCAgtaaaatatggggaaagatgGTTTTGTTATGTTGTCCAGCTGCCCTCTCACTTACAGTTGTCAATACCGCTAAGATATTTAATTTGGTATTTGCagacaatgtttattttgtcatttcaaGAGACTGATTTTAAGGAGGGGGAAAGGGTTATAAAGTAAAATGAATGAATAGAATGTGTTGTCAGGTCGAATAAGCGTGCAGTAAGAGTATGCCTAAGATGTCAAGCAGAGTTTTGCACCCTCCGTTGATCTGTTTCTATTGTATGCGAACTTCAAGTTCccgaaaaatataaaaaatacgtttactgtgaaaacatttcattacAAGACTGTGAATGCTACGAATGTTAGCGACAGCGGGGAACGAACAAGCCGCTTCTCAGTTTGCAAGACAGTGCTGTCATTTACAATTcctgaaagaaaattgtttggaTACCTTGTGACTTGGAAAAGATAAACACGAATGTTAACATAGAATACCAACTGAAAAGCGTTAAATTTATGAGAAGTGTGAAGATGATTTAGCTCAAAAGAGTTTGGCGACACAGGAGAACAACGAAAGCCGTTTAGAAAATGGGTTTCATTCTAGTCACGAAGGTCAGACCTGGACAGGGTGCTTCCTGTTCACTTTCATACCTGAAGAGAAAGATGTAGAATAGTTGGACAACATTTAATAGTTATGCTAGTTCTCATTTTCTTACTCTGAATTTCACAACATGTAAAACGGAAACATCGCTCCCTCTTGTCCTTGTCATAGTGGCTTGTTACACCAAAGAAATAGCCGTTTCCTGGGCACTGGAGCATGTATGGCTCGTCAAGTTTATGTTTGACTTCATCTgaggaagaataaaagaaataatttaacaatGACATGAGAATGTCGATGTTAATAAAAATTGCGCAAGACCATGCAAGCTgtcgagagagacagagaagcagagaaacagagagagacagagaaagaataagagagagaataaaataaagaaacttgaaAAACAGCCTAAGTGGAATAAGTGGATTTATAAgaaacgataataataataaaaaccgtAAGCACAATGAAAAAAGGATAAGAGCAGTTTCGTGAATGGACTGTTGTACGAGAGCAATTAAGTTGTTAGAGCCCTcacataattattaaaaaaaaaaaaaaaaaagaaaagaaaactcaagTCTTTATGTTTCTAGATGATTTCTTCATGAT
This sequence is a window from Pomacea canaliculata isolate SZHN2017 linkage group LG5, ASM307304v1, whole genome shotgun sequence. Protein-coding genes within it:
- the LOC112565286 gene encoding dermatopontin-like isoform X1, which gives rise to MNGCVSANSLKFNVDWIATCLDMAILKQDVRTLTLGLLLLVALGVTGNKEQTRPYESFHSECSSNESVSGIMGFSSDKRDHIWRFICSPLPGKAKTTYCNLSDEVKHKLDEPYMLQCPGNGYFFGVTSHYDKDKRERCFRFTCCEIQNSYIHGCSLTRWSKASPSVPKYFKVPRDMILRAINSSFDLKTSYRRFRIQVCHLGYK
- the LOC112565286 gene encoding dermatopontin-like isoform X2, which translates into the protein MAILKQDTLTLGLLLLVALGVTGNKEQTRPYESFHSECSSNESVSGIMGFSSDKRDHIWRFICSPLPGKAKTTYCNLSDEVKHKLDEPYMLQCPGNGYFFGVTSHYDKDKRERCFRFTCCEIQNSYIHGCSLTRWSKASPSVPKYFKVPRDMILRAINSSFDLKTSYRRFRIQVCHLGYK
- the LOC112565286 gene encoding uncharacterized protein LOC112565286 isoform X3 codes for the protein MGFSSDKRDHIWRFICSPLPGKAKTTYCNLSDEVKHKLDEPYMLQCPGNGYFFGVTSHYDKDKRERCFRFTCCEIQNSYIHGCSLTRWSKASPSVPKYFKVPRDMILRAINSSFDLKTSYRRFRIQVCHLGYK